A region of the Litchfieldia alkalitelluris genome:
GCTTTTCTTTCGTTACCTCTAACTCGTTATCGACGTCATCATTTGTTTTCGTATCAAATGGACTTGATAATAAATCATCCAATAGGTTCGCAGATTTATTTTCTTTTGACTGATTCGTTTCGCTCATTTAAAATTCCTACCTTCATCATTTTTTTCAGATTCGACCCTGTGCTTAGCCACATCTAGTTCAACGTGGAGCTGATCGATATCGTTTGATAGTAAGTGATATAAGTCATTCTCAACTTTTTCTGTGATTTTTTCTAATGTTTTACGTGTATCATATAAGGTGCTTTCCAACTCAACATTCCTCTTTGGTTGTGATGAAAGAAAAACGTATTTTTCTGCAAGTTCAACCGCTGAATCTAAGTGTGAAAAATAAAACTTTTCCGCTCGATAAAACCGTTTCGGCTCATCTTTTGTTATACTGTATATTTTCCTAGTCAATCTCACAAGATCTAGTCGAAGTTTCCATGAAGGAATATGACGAATTGAAATTAATGCCTTATTCAAGCGAAATATTTTAGCTTTTGCTTCCGCTAAGTTTTCTTTTATATAACGATATTCTTTACGCGTTAGTTTATGTTTTGATAAAAAGCGTTGCTTCATGATGGCTGAACTAATCCCATAAGTAGCTCCACTTCCTAAAAAGGAATATGCTACAGATAACCAAAAGGTTTGATCAAAAGCGAACATAGAAATGCCCCAGGTTATTGCCCCTACATTAACTGTTA
Encoded here:
- a CDS encoding 5-bromo-4-chloroindolyl phosphate hydrolysis family protein, with protein sequence MNRILFIILRGFLTVNVGAITWGISMFAFDQTFWLSVAYSFLGSGATYGISSAIMKQRFLSKHKLTRKEYRYIKENLAEAKAKIFRLNKALISIRHIPSWKLRLDLVRLTRKIYSITKDEPKRFYRAEKFYFSHLDSAVELAEKYVFLSSQPKRNVELESTLYDTRKTLEKITEKVENDLYHLLSNDIDQLHVELDVAKHRVESEKNDEGRNFK